One Mixta gaviniae genomic window carries:
- a CDS encoding general stress protein, protein MAEQHRGNPGNFAEDREKASEAGKKGGQHSGGNFKNDREKASEAGKKGGQNSHGGGRPSGS, encoded by the coding sequence ATGGCTGAACAACATCGTGGTAATCCTGGTAATTTCGCTGAAGATCGTGAAAAAGCTTCTGAAGCCGGTAAGAAAGGCGGGCAGCACAGCGGCGGTAATTTTAAAAACGACCGTGAAAAAGCCTCCGAAGCAGGCAAAAAAGGTGGGCAAAACAGTCACGGCGGCGGTCGTCCATCAGGCAGCTAA
- a CDS encoding helix-turn-helix transcriptional regulator: MNLSAASEKVFTYGVIRELMRWIESNPHRRITVDDCAEKTGYSKWYLQRYFHAVTGKTLAAFCREKRLVASARMLVEDNVTIEYVAVQHGFSSHDTFHKTFVRHYGMTPGEFRQKCRQ, encoded by the coding sequence ATGAACCTAAGCGCAGCAAGTGAAAAGGTGTTTACCTACGGCGTGATCCGCGAGCTGATGCGCTGGATTGAAAGCAACCCGCATCGACGCATCACCGTAGACGACTGCGCGGAAAAAACCGGCTATTCCAAATGGTATCTGCAACGCTACTTTCATGCGGTCACCGGCAAAACCCTCGCCGCCTTCTGCCGCGAGAAACGCCTGGTGGCTTCTGCGCGGATGCTGGTGGAGGATAATGTCACGATCGAATATGTGGCGGTGCAGCACGGTTTTTCCTCTCATGACACCTTTCACAAAACCTTTGTGCGCCACTACGGCATGACACCGGGCGAATTTCGTCAGAAATGCCGGCAATAG
- a CDS encoding TetR family transcriptional regulator, whose translation MGYLKADARADLLIGATKTLIRKEGYSAVTARKIAQESGAAIGHINRHFASLSQLKCQAFLLIVNETVAAHKSASEALDGIDAVSALLCDSDKEQHETELWREVSVVSQQDKALHKIFVYALNLWHSIVSDTITRGVQQNLLRCHDTPSATAWRLIGLTLGQDALDMHGVLSDREDVLRNNLLHIIRLELQPVMDVS comes from the coding sequence ATGGGCTATTTAAAAGCGGACGCACGCGCAGATCTGCTGATCGGCGCGACAAAGACGTTAATCAGGAAGGAAGGCTATAGCGCCGTCACCGCCCGTAAAATCGCTCAGGAGAGCGGGGCGGCCATCGGGCATATCAACCGTCATTTCGCCTCGCTGAGCCAGCTGAAGTGTCAGGCGTTTCTGCTCATCGTTAATGAAACCGTCGCCGCGCATAAAAGCGCCAGCGAAGCGCTGGACGGTATCGATGCGGTATCAGCGCTGCTGTGCGATTCAGATAAAGAACAGCACGAAACCGAACTGTGGCGCGAGGTCTCGGTGGTTTCCCAGCAGGATAAAGCGCTGCACAAAATCTTCGTCTACGCGCTCAATCTCTGGCACAGCATCGTCAGCGACACCATTACGCGCGGCGTTCAGCAGAACCTGCTGCGCTGCCACGATACGCCGTCAGCCACGGCATGGCGGCTTATCGGCTTAACGCTGGGACAGGATGCGCTGGATATGCACGGCGTGCTAAGCGATCGGGAAGATGTCCTGCGTAATAACCTGCTTCATATCATCCGGCTGGAGCTACAGCCGGTGATGGACGTATCGTAA
- a CDS encoding nucleoside-specific channel-forming protein Tsx codes for MKNKMLVAGALLAASYSISSQAETGAPTYVSDWWHQSVNVVGSNHTRFGPHLNNDVYLEYEAFAHKDWFDFYGYVDIPNFFGAANSYQQGIWDNGSPLFMEIEPRFSIDKLTGTDLSFGPFKEWYFANNYVYDMGRDHNNRQNTWYMGLGTDIDTHTKMSLALNIYAKYQWENYGAANENSWDGYRFKVKYFLPLTTLWGGNLSYIGFTNFDWGSDLADKTPGASRSSNSIASSHILALGYDHWHYSVVARYFHNGGQWADGANLNFGDGPFEVKSTGWGYYLVVGYNF; via the coding sequence ATGAAAAATAAAATGTTGGTGGCTGGCGCGCTGTTGGCGGCGTCATATAGCATCTCTTCTCAGGCGGAAACTGGCGCCCCTACCTACGTATCAGACTGGTGGCATCAAAGCGTTAACGTAGTGGGAAGCAATCACACCCGCTTCGGGCCGCACCTGAACAACGATGTTTATCTGGAATATGAAGCCTTCGCCCATAAAGATTGGTTCGATTTCTACGGTTATGTGGATATCCCGAACTTCTTCGGCGCGGCGAACAGCTATCAGCAGGGCATCTGGGACAACGGTTCGCCGCTGTTTATGGAAATCGAACCGCGCTTCTCTATCGACAAGCTGACCGGCACCGATCTGAGCTTCGGCCCGTTTAAAGAGTGGTACTTCGCTAACAACTATGTCTACGACATGGGCCGCGATCATAATAACCGCCAGAACACCTGGTATATGGGTCTGGGCACCGATATCGATACCCACACCAAAATGTCGCTGGCGCTGAACATTTACGCCAAATACCAGTGGGAGAACTACGGTGCGGCGAATGAGAACAGCTGGGACGGCTACCGCTTCAAGGTGAAATATTTCCTGCCGTTAACCACCCTGTGGGGCGGCAATCTGAGCTATATCGGCTTCACCAACTTTGACTGGGGCTCCGATCTGGCGGATAAAACGCCGGGCGCGTCGCGTTCCAGCAACTCCATCGCCTCCAGCCATATTCTGGCGCTGGGCTACGATCACTGGCACTACTCGGTGGTGGCGCGTTATTTCCATAACGGCGGCCAGTGGGCCGACGGCGCCAATCTGAACTTCGGCGACGGTCCGTTTGAAGTGAAATCTACCGGCTGGGGTTACTACCTGGTGGTGGGCTACAACTTCTGA
- a CDS encoding OprD family outer membrane porin, whose translation MKVITIISALIFPVICHAQTGAGGGLADTLFSDGALDLALRNYWKYLKEDGANPKTVHAAWGQSLVLDYQSGYFADLIGFDLSYYGALKLGASDFFDTRGILYNAGHDNKKGNAQGFSKAGQRYLKLRLGGDAVNGELHGGWESLPNFGVLNTSWRLSPITYLGWNGVARLGATQLRAAYVTRSIDRSSPEQVHFITNDGNSIDHIATGDVSYNGDSLTLQYGAGESDGYLRRQHLFMSGDITSHLSVGSQIYVTRAMENYRAMPASRRDFDRHASHYALEMTWKQDKLRSRWGLGYTRAEKENSVGFYPRHMSRNAFGNFISMATAGDDYMRDKELMVATMTDYQFTPDLLGGVAVNAGSIRYKGLNVRSGEVSLYGRWTPSHPGLKDFSVWMMFGPGWSYKNVNRTPVLHHGDYRRSHVLSGEVIIDYRFKLL comes from the coding sequence ATGAAAGTCATCACCATTATCAGTGCGCTTATTTTTCCGGTTATTTGTCACGCGCAAACCGGCGCAGGCGGCGGGCTAGCCGATACGCTTTTCAGCGACGGCGCGCTCGATCTCGCTTTACGCAACTACTGGAAGTATCTGAAGGAGGACGGCGCTAACCCTAAAACCGTTCATGCCGCCTGGGGACAAAGCCTGGTGCTGGACTATCAGTCGGGCTACTTCGCCGATCTGATCGGCTTCGATCTCTCCTACTACGGCGCGCTAAAGCTGGGCGCCAGCGACTTCTTTGATACGCGCGGTATCCTTTATAACGCCGGCCATGACAATAAAAAGGGCAACGCGCAGGGCTTCAGCAAGGCTGGGCAGCGCTATCTTAAGCTGCGCCTGGGGGGCGACGCGGTAAACGGCGAGCTGCACGGCGGCTGGGAAAGCCTGCCCAACTTCGGCGTGCTTAACACCTCATGGCGCCTCTCGCCTATCACCTACCTTGGCTGGAACGGCGTTGCCCGGCTCGGCGCGACGCAGCTGCGCGCCGCGTATGTCACCCGATCCATCGACCGCAGCTCGCCTGAACAGGTTCACTTCATCACTAACGACGGCAACAGCATCGACCATATCGCTACCGGCGATGTGAGCTACAACGGCGATAGCCTGACGCTGCAATATGGCGCGGGCGAGAGCGACGGCTATCTGCGACGACAGCACCTCTTTATGAGCGGCGATATCACGTCACATCTGTCCGTCGGCAGCCAAATCTATGTTACCCGGGCGATGGAGAACTATCGCGCGATGCCCGCGTCGCGTCGCGACTTCGATCGCCACGCCAGCCATTATGCGCTGGAGATGACGTGGAAACAGGATAAGCTGCGCTCCCGCTGGGGTCTGGGTTATACGCGCGCGGAGAAGGAAAACAGCGTGGGCTTTTATCCCCGCCATATGAGCCGTAACGCTTTCGGCAATTTCATCTCGATGGCTACCGCCGGCGATGATTATATGCGCGACAAAGAGCTGATGGTGGCCACCATGACCGACTACCAGTTTACGCCCGACCTGCTGGGCGGCGTTGCGGTTAATGCCGGGTCGATTCGCTATAAGGGGTTAAACGTGCGCAGTGGTGAAGTGAGCCTTTACGGCCGCTGGACGCCTTCTCATCCCGGGCTAAAAGATTTCAGCGTATGGATGATGTTCGGGCCAGGCTGGTCATATAAAAACGTTAACCGTACGCCGGTGCTGCATCACGGCGACTATCGCCGTTCGCATGTGCTGTCGGGCGAAGTGATTATCGACTACCGCTTTAAGCTGCTGTAA
- a CDS encoding RpiB/LacA/LacB family sugar-phosphate isomerase yields MKIALMMENSQAAKNAVVLKELQQVANGLDYPVFNVGMSDEQDHHLTYIHLGIMASILLNSKAVDFIIAGCGTGQGALMSLNIHPGVACGYCIDPADAYLFAQINNGNALALPFAKGFGWGAELNLRFIFEKAFSGEKGQGYPPERKEPQVRNAGILNQVKAAVVKENYLDTLRAIDPELVKTAVSGQRFQQCFFENCQNKEIEAFVREMLG; encoded by the coding sequence ATGAAGATCGCGCTGATGATGGAAAACAGCCAGGCGGCGAAAAACGCCGTTGTGCTGAAAGAGCTGCAACAGGTAGCGAACGGGCTGGATTATCCGGTATTTAACGTAGGTATGAGCGATGAGCAGGATCATCATCTGACCTATATTCACCTTGGCATTATGGCCAGCATACTGTTGAACTCGAAAGCGGTGGATTTCATTATCGCCGGCTGCGGCACCGGGCAGGGCGCGTTGATGTCGCTGAATATTCATCCCGGCGTCGCCTGCGGCTACTGTATCGATCCCGCTGACGCTTACCTGTTCGCCCAGATCAATAACGGTAATGCGCTGGCGCTGCCGTTTGCGAAAGGTTTTGGCTGGGGCGCTGAGCTGAACCTGCGCTTTATCTTTGAAAAAGCCTTCAGCGGCGAAAAAGGTCAGGGCTACCCACCGGAGCGTAAAGAGCCGCAGGTGCGCAACGCCGGCATTCTTAATCAGGTGAAAGCGGCGGTTGTGAAAGAGAACTATCTGGATACGCTGCGCGCCATCGATCCTGAGCTGGTAAAAACCGCCGTGAGCGGCCAGCGCTTCCAGCAGTGCTTCTTTGAAAACTGCCAGAATAAAGAGATCGAAGCCTTTGTCCGCGAGATGCTGGGCTAA
- a CDS encoding oligogalacturonate lyase family protein: MAKGNRIHLPFHRFTDEKTGADMVRLTPPEVLCHRNYFYQKCFFNDGSKLLFAGEFDGQRNYYLLDLQLQQATQLTEGAGDNTFGGFLSPDDRYLFYVKNERQLRRVDLQSLEEKVIYSVPEAWVGYGTWVANSDCTKLVGIEIDRQDWEPLSDWQVFKTFFEKNPHCRLLRVDLQTGEAQTILDQRLWLGHPIYRPFDDHTVAFCHEGPHDRVDARMWLIDEDGANMRKVKDHAEGESCTHEFWVPDGSALIYVSYHKARADREICRFDPVTGHNEVLMTMPACSHLMSNHNGTLLVGDGAGTPVDVQDTKGYTIDNDPMLWLFDVATRQHRPLAAHNSSWRVLDGDRQVTHPHPSFTPDDKQVLFTTDYEGQPALYLAAIKENFFS, from the coding sequence ATGGCGAAAGGGAACCGTATACACCTGCCTTTTCATCGCTTTACCGATGAGAAGACCGGCGCCGACATGGTGCGATTAACGCCGCCTGAGGTGTTATGTCATCGCAACTATTTTTATCAGAAGTGCTTCTTCAACGACGGCAGCAAACTGCTGTTCGCCGGCGAGTTTGACGGCCAGCGCAACTATTATCTGCTCGATCTGCAGCTGCAGCAGGCGACGCAGCTAACGGAAGGTGCGGGCGATAACACCTTCGGCGGCTTCCTCTCGCCGGACGATCGTTACCTGTTTTATGTGAAAAACGAACGTCAGCTGCGCCGCGTCGATCTGCAGAGCCTGGAAGAGAAGGTTATCTATAGCGTGCCGGAAGCCTGGGTCGGCTACGGCACCTGGGTCGCCAACAGCGACTGCACTAAGCTGGTCGGCATCGAAATCGACCGCCAGGACTGGGAGCCGCTCAGCGACTGGCAGGTGTTTAAAACCTTTTTTGAAAAGAACCCGCATTGCCGCCTGCTGCGGGTCGATCTGCAAACCGGCGAGGCGCAGACCATCCTCGATCAGCGGCTGTGGCTGGGGCACCCGATCTACCGGCCGTTTGACGACCATACCGTCGCCTTCTGCCACGAAGGGCCGCACGATCGCGTGGATGCGCGCATGTGGCTGATCGATGAGGATGGCGCCAATATGCGCAAGGTGAAAGATCACGCGGAAGGCGAAAGCTGCACCCATGAGTTCTGGGTGCCGGACGGATCGGCGTTGATCTACGTCTCCTATCATAAGGCGCGGGCCGATCGCGAGATCTGCCGTTTCGATCCCGTCACCGGCCATAATGAAGTGCTGATGACCATGCCCGCCTGCTCTCACCTGATGAGTAACCATAACGGCACCTTGCTGGTCGGCGACGGTGCCGGCACGCCGGTGGATGTACAGGACACCAAAGGCTACACCATTGATAACGATCCGATGCTGTGGCTGTTTGACGTGGCGACGCGTCAGCATCGTCCACTGGCGGCGCATAACAGCTCCTGGCGCGTGCTGGATGGCGATCGTCAGGTTACGCATCCGCATCCGTCGTTTACGCCGGACGATAAGCAAGTGCTGTTCACCACCGATTATGAAGGCCAGCCAGCGCTCTATCTGGCAGCCATCAAAGAGAACTTCTTCAGCTAA
- a CDS encoding cupin domain-containing protein, with amino-acid sequence MFTFREQTQAEQVGEGVTRRVLAHGGGMMAVEVTFEKDAVGPLHHHPHEQLTYVLSGRFAFTIDDETHEVGAGDTLYKKPNVVHGCVCLEPGVLLDTFTPQREDFLS; translated from the coding sequence ATGTTTACTTTCAGAGAACAAACCCAGGCAGAACAGGTGGGCGAAGGCGTTACACGACGCGTGCTGGCGCACGGCGGCGGCATGATGGCGGTTGAAGTGACCTTTGAGAAAGATGCGGTCGGCCCGCTGCATCATCATCCGCACGAGCAGCTGACCTATGTGCTGTCAGGGCGCTTCGCCTTCACTATCGATGACGAAACGCATGAAGTGGGCGCGGGCGATACGCTGTATAAGAAACCTAACGTGGTTCACGGCTGCGTGTGCCTGGAGCCGGGCGTGCTGCTGGATACCTTTACGCCGCAGCGCGAGGATTTCCTCTCCTGA
- a CDS encoding c-type cytochrome, producing MKKALLALCLLATASGAMAADDQAGDLIKRGEYLARAGDCVACHTSKEGKPFAGGLAMATPIGTIYSTNITPDKATGIGSYSYDDFQKAVRHGIAKNGDTLYPAMPYPSYAVVSDEDMQALYAYFMHGVAPVAQQNKESDIPWPLSMRWPLAIWRGIFAPDVKAFQPKSGEEADLARGRYLVEGLGHCGACHTPRSFTMQEKVLSDEKGGDYLSGSNAPIDGWTASNLRGDNRDGLGRWSEEDLVQFLSTGRNDDTAAFGGMTEVVEHSLQHLDDKDIRAIARYLKSLGAKDPSQAGFQPDDAVAQALWKGDDSKAGAAEYVDSCAACHRTDGRGYKRFFPALRGNPVVLADDPTSLIHIVLTGSTLPGVKDAPTTVVMPGFGWRLDDHQVADVVNFIRTSWGNTGAKPVTAGDVAEVRKETFVAQQQGNVDIEKLPQAEH from the coding sequence ATGAAAAAGGCATTACTGGCGCTGTGCCTGCTGGCTACAGCCTCTGGCGCGATGGCGGCCGACGACCAGGCCGGCGATCTGATCAAACGCGGCGAATATCTGGCGCGCGCAGGGGATTGCGTCGCCTGCCACACCAGCAAAGAGGGGAAACCCTTTGCCGGCGGGCTGGCGATGGCGACCCCGATCGGCACCATCTACTCCACCAACATTACCCCGGATAAAGCGACCGGTATCGGCAGCTATAGCTATGACGACTTCCAGAAAGCAGTGCGTCACGGCATAGCGAAAAACGGCGATACCCTCTATCCGGCGATGCCTTATCCCTCTTACGCGGTGGTCAGCGACGAGGATATGCAGGCGCTTTACGCTTACTTTATGCACGGCGTGGCGCCGGTGGCGCAGCAGAATAAAGAGAGCGATATTCCCTGGCCGCTCTCCATGCGCTGGCCGCTGGCGATCTGGCGCGGCATTTTTGCGCCGGACGTGAAGGCGTTCCAGCCGAAAAGCGGCGAAGAAGCGGATCTGGCGCGCGGACGCTACCTGGTGGAAGGGTTAGGCCACTGCGGCGCCTGCCATACGCCGCGCAGCTTTACCATGCAGGAGAAAGTGCTGAGCGATGAGAAGGGCGGCGACTACCTCTCCGGCAGCAACGCGCCGATCGACGGCTGGACCGCCAGCAACCTGCGCGGCGATAACCGCGACGGCCTGGGACGCTGGAGCGAAGAGGATCTGGTGCAGTTCCTCAGCACCGGGCGCAATGACGATACGGCGGCCTTCGGCGGCATGACGGAGGTGGTAGAGCATAGCCTGCAGCATCTCGACGATAAGGATATCCGGGCGATCGCGCGCTATCTGAAATCGCTGGGCGCGAAGGATCCGTCGCAGGCGGGTTTCCAGCCTGACGATGCCGTGGCGCAGGCGCTGTGGAAAGGTGACGACAGCAAGGCGGGCGCGGCGGAGTATGTCGACAGCTGCGCCGCCTGCCACCGCACCGACGGACGCGGTTACAAGCGCTTCTTCCCGGCGCTGCGCGGCAATCCGGTCGTGCTGGCGGACGATCCCACCTCGCTTATCCATATCGTGCTGACCGGCAGTACGCTGCCGGGCGTGAAGGACGCGCCGACCACCGTAGTGATGCCGGGCTTCGGCTGGCGTCTGGATGACCATCAGGTGGCAGACGTGGTGAACTTTATTCGCACCAGCTGGGGCAATACAGGCGCGAAACCGGTGACCGCGGGCGATGTCGCCGAAGTGCGTAAAGAGACGTTCGTGGCGCAGCAGCAGGGCAACGTGGATATCGAGAAGTTGCCGCAGGCCGAACACTAG
- a CDS encoding GMC family oxidoreductase, translating to MANVMKKVDAVIVGFGWAGSIMAKELTEAGLHVVALERGPHRDTYPDGSYPQVIDELTYNVRKKLFQDLSKSTVTIRHDVSQTAQPYRQLAAFLPGTGTGGAGLHWSGVHFRVDPIELRMRSHYEERYGKNFIPDGMTIQDFGVTYDELEPFFDKAEKVFGTSGSAWSIKGKIVGQGRGNPFAPDRSDDFPLPPQKRTYSAQLFARAAESVGYHPYDLPSANTSGPYTNTYGAQMGPCNFCGYCSGYACYMYSKASPNVNIWPALRQEPKFELRDNSHVLRVNLTDDKKRATGVTYVDAQGRQIEQPADLVILSAFQFHNVHLMLLSGIGKPYNPITNEGVVGRNFAYQNISTIKAFFGKDVHTNNFIGAGGAGVGVDDFNADNFDHGKYGFVGGSPFWVNQAGVKPISGLPVPQGTPGWGSKWKAAVADHYTHHVSMDAHGAHQSYRANYLDLDPNYKDAFGQPLLRMTFDWQDNDIKMSQFMHDRMRKIAVAMNPKEIIGAPKVQGTHFDTTVYQTTHMNGGAIMGEDPKTSAVNRYLQSWDVPNVFVPGASAFPQGLGYNPTGMVAALTYWSAKAIREQYLKNPGPLVQA from the coding sequence ATGGCAAACGTAATGAAAAAAGTGGACGCGGTCATTGTCGGCTTCGGCTGGGCCGGTTCTATTATGGCAAAAGAGCTGACGGAAGCGGGCCTGCATGTGGTGGCACTGGAGCGCGGCCCGCATCGCGATACCTACCCGGACGGTTCCTATCCGCAGGTGATCGACGAACTGACCTATAACGTGCGCAAAAAGCTGTTTCAGGATCTGTCGAAAAGCACCGTCACCATCCGCCATGATGTCTCACAGACCGCGCAGCCTTACCGCCAGCTGGCGGCGTTCCTGCCGGGCACCGGCACCGGCGGCGCCGGCCTGCACTGGTCTGGCGTCCACTTCCGCGTCGACCCGATTGAGCTGCGTATGCGCAGCCACTATGAAGAGCGCTACGGCAAAAACTTTATCCCGGACGGCATGACCATTCAGGATTTCGGCGTCACCTACGACGAACTGGAGCCGTTCTTCGATAAGGCGGAGAAAGTGTTCGGCACCTCCGGCTCCGCCTGGAGCATTAAGGGCAAAATCGTCGGCCAGGGCCGCGGCAACCCCTTTGCGCCCGATCGCTCCGACGATTTCCCGCTGCCGCCGCAGAAGCGCACATATTCCGCCCAGCTGTTCGCCAGGGCGGCCGAGTCGGTAGGCTATCATCCTTACGATCTGCCGTCCGCCAACACCTCTGGCCCTTACACCAATACTTATGGCGCGCAGATGGGACCGTGCAACTTCTGCGGCTACTGCAGCGGCTACGCCTGCTACATGTATTCCAAGGCATCGCCGAACGTTAACATCTGGCCGGCGCTGCGTCAGGAGCCGAAATTCGAGCTGCGCGACAACTCGCACGTATTGCGCGTTAACCTCACCGACGATAAAAAACGCGCCACCGGCGTGACCTATGTCGATGCGCAGGGCCGCCAGATCGAGCAGCCGGCGGATCTGGTGATCCTCTCCGCGTTCCAGTTCCACAACGTGCATCTGATGCTGCTTTCCGGCATCGGCAAGCCTTACAACCCGATTACCAATGAAGGGGTGGTGGGCCGCAACTTCGCCTATCAGAACATCTCTACCATTAAGGCGTTCTTCGGCAAGGATGTGCATACCAATAACTTTATCGGCGCGGGCGGCGCGGGCGTCGGCGTGGATGATTTCAATGCTGATAACTTCGACCATGGCAAATATGGCTTTGTTGGCGGTTCGCCTTTCTGGGTCAACCAGGCGGGCGTGAAGCCGATCTCCGGCCTGCCGGTGCCGCAGGGCACGCCGGGCTGGGGCAGTAAGTGGAAGGCGGCGGTGGCCGATCACTATACGCACCATGTTTCAATGGATGCGCACGGCGCGCACCAGTCTTATCGCGCCAACTACCTCGATCTCGATCCGAACTACAAAGATGCCTTTGGTCAGCCGCTGCTGCGCATGACCTTTGACTGGCAGGATAACGACATCAAGATGTCGCAGTTTATGCACGATCGCATGCGCAAAATCGCCGTCGCGATGAACCCGAAAGAGATCATCGGCGCGCCGAAAGTGCAGGGCACCCACTTCGACACCACCGTTTATCAAACCACGCATATGAACGGCGGCGCGATCATGGGCGAGGATCCGAAGACCAGCGCGGTAAACCGCTATCTGCAGAGCTGGGACGTGCCGAACGTCTTTGTGCCGGGCGCCTCGGCGTTCCCGCAGGGGCTGGGTTATAACCCGACCGGCATGGTCGCCGCGTTGACCTACTGGTCGGCGAAGGCGATCCGTGAACAGTATCTGAAAAACCCCGGACCGCTGGTACAGGCATAA
- a CDS encoding gluconate 2-dehydrogenase subunit 3 family protein: MSKEKTSTSRRDFLLKTITLAPAVAMGTTGIASLGLSGSAQANEKAAPAGPQTARDYQPVWFSTEEFAFIKAAVARLIPADERGPGALEAGVPEFIDRQMNTPYATGSNWYMQGPFNPDAPKELGYQLPLVPQQIYRLGIAEADAWAKQQHGKAFAALSADQQDALLGEFESNKASFKQLPAKVFFAYLLQNTREGFFCDPLHGGNQHMVGWKLIGFPGARADFMDWVERGERYPFPAVSIRGERA, encoded by the coding sequence ATGTCGAAAGAAAAAACGAGTACTTCCAGGAGAGACTTTCTCCTGAAAACCATCACGCTGGCGCCCGCCGTCGCGATGGGCACCACCGGGATTGCATCACTGGGCCTTAGCGGCAGCGCGCAGGCCAACGAAAAGGCGGCTCCTGCCGGGCCGCAAACCGCACGCGATTATCAGCCGGTCTGGTTCTCCACCGAAGAGTTCGCCTTTATCAAGGCCGCCGTGGCGCGCCTGATCCCGGCGGATGAACGCGGTCCGGGCGCGCTGGAAGCGGGCGTGCCGGAGTTTATCGATCGGCAAATGAATACCCCGTACGCCACCGGCAGCAACTGGTATATGCAGGGGCCGTTCAATCCTGACGCGCCGAAAGAGCTGGGTTACCAGCTGCCGCTGGTGCCGCAGCAGATCTATCGTCTGGGCATTGCCGAAGCGGACGCCTGGGCGAAACAACAGCACGGCAAAGCCTTTGCCGCGCTAAGCGCCGACCAGCAGGATGCGCTGCTTGGCGAGTTCGAAAGCAACAAAGCCAGCTTTAAGCAGCTGCCGGCGAAGGTCTTTTTCGCTTATCTGCTGCAAAACACCCGCGAGGGCTTTTTCTGCGATCCGCTGCACGGCGGCAATCAGCACATGGTGGGCTGGAAGCTGATCGGCTTCCCCGGCGCACGCGCTGATTTTATGGACTGGGTGGAGCGCGGTGAGCGTTATCCCTTCCCGGCGGTATCGATTCGTGGAGAAAGAGCATAA
- the sbmA gene encoding peptide antibiotic transporter SbmA produces MFSSFFPRPALFFSSAALFSLTAALLWFEGASQLLFHLSPFAAWAGKTPPDNAWRFLQPDELWFYAWFAALTALFATVWAIASPHPWQRWSVWGTALILFLTWFDVHVGVAINAWYGPFYDLIQQALEKAGSVPMAAFYQQIGDFLSIALIAVVVGVLNAFFISHWVFRWRTAMNQWYLTHWQQLRHVEGAAQRVQEDTMRFSSTLEEWGVNLIQAVMTLVAFLPVLVGLSQHVKSVPILGSLPDGLVLAALFWSLFGTLLLGLVGIKLPGLEFRNQRVEAAYRKELVYGEDDARRAAPATVRELFSRVRHNYFRLWFHYLYFNVTRILYLQVDSMFGLFLLLPTIIVGGLTLGLLQQITNVFDQVRQAFQYLITSWSTLVSLMSIYKRLRSFEQAIDDGSRRGVLQQR; encoded by the coding sequence ATGTTCAGTTCCTTTTTTCCCCGGCCCGCGCTCTTTTTCAGCAGCGCGGCCCTGTTTAGCCTGACGGCGGCGCTGCTCTGGTTTGAGGGCGCCAGCCAGCTGCTGTTTCACCTGTCGCCGTTTGCCGCCTGGGCCGGCAAAACGCCGCCCGATAACGCCTGGCGCTTTCTTCAGCCCGACGAGCTATGGTTTTACGCCTGGTTCGCCGCGCTGACGGCGCTGTTCGCCACCGTCTGGGCGATCGCCAGCCCGCATCCCTGGCAGCGCTGGTCAGTGTGGGGAACCGCGCTGATCCTGTTTCTGACCTGGTTCGACGTGCATGTCGGCGTCGCCATCAACGCCTGGTACGGTCCCTTCTATGATCTGATCCAGCAGGCGCTGGAGAAGGCAGGTTCAGTCCCGATGGCCGCCTTTTACCAGCAGATCGGCGATTTTCTTAGCATTGCGCTGATTGCGGTGGTGGTCGGCGTGCTAAACGCTTTCTTTATCAGCCACTGGGTGTTTCGCTGGCGTACGGCAATGAACCAGTGGTATCTGACGCACTGGCAGCAGCTGCGCCACGTGGAAGGGGCGGCGCAGCGCGTGCAGGAAGACACGATGCGCTTCTCCAGCACGCTGGAGGAGTGGGGCGTCAATCTGATCCAGGCAGTGATGACGCTGGTGGCGTTTTTGCCGGTGCTGGTGGGGCTGTCGCAACATGTCAAAAGCGTGCCGATCCTCGGCAGCCTGCCTGACGGGCTGGTGCTGGCGGCGCTGTTCTGGTCACTGTTTGGCACCCTGCTGCTGGGGCTGGTGGGCATTAAGCTGCCGGGACTGGAGTTCCGCAATCAGCGGGTCGAAGCCGCCTACCGTAAAGAGCTGGTCTACGGCGAAGATGACGCCCGCCGCGCCGCACCCGCCACGGTGCGCGAGCTGTTCAGTCGGGTGCGCCATAACTATTTCCGTCTCTGGTTTCACTATCTCTATTTCAACGTGACGCGCATTCTCTATCTGCAGGTGGATAGCATGTTCGGCCTGTTTCTCCTGCTGCCGACCATTATTGTCGGCGGCCTGACGCTTGGATTATTGCAGCAGATCACCAACGTCTTCGATCAGGTGCGTCAGGCGTTCCAGTATCTGATTACCTCCTGGTCGACGCTGGTGTCGCTGATGTCGATTTATAAGCGTCTGCGCAGCTTTGAGCAGGCGATTGACGATGGAAGCAGACGGGGCGTGCTGCAACAACGCTAA